The following coding sequences are from one Liolophura sinensis isolate JHLJ2023 chromosome 12, CUHK_Ljap_v2, whole genome shotgun sequence window:
- the LOC135479823 gene encoding homeobox protein 2-like encodes MAEKLMTSLIISFLTVCVTLGGEVKIGAPKEEFTLKRLMEASNLYHKNNINHFFNSRDSGSQAPEYDMVYSNDNNDNSNFRHSGSQTPEYDMVHSNDTNDNNYDNSSFRHFGSQIPDYDMVHSNDNNDNNYDSSSFRHFGSKIPDYDMVHSNDNNDNSNFKNSSSQAPEYDMVHSNNDNDNSSFRHPGWQTSEYDVVHSNNDNDNDSKTKDTGSQTPQYDMDEGNNNILYTDVKDIDERARKDFQQADNDRRQEITGNPFLTSFLGSFQPAYNPEKSKTSKMTPEQLNRQLLKMSLRQFNVFSMIWKKMFHSVPIEEKSLEKNGYFDPLASGLIGRKRKAVELQMAEKLMTSLIISFLSVCVTLGGEVKIGAPKEEFTLKRLMKSSNLYHKNNINHFFNSRDSDSQVPEYDMVHSNDNNDNSNFKNSSSQTPEYDMVHSNDTNDNSSWQTSEYDMVHSNNDNDNDSKTKDTGSQTPQYDMDEGNNNSLYTDLKDIDERATKDFQQADNDRRQEITGKPFLTSFLGSFQPAYNPEKSKTSKMTPEQLNRQLLKMSLRQFNVFSMIWKKMVHSVPIEEKSLGRNGYFDPLASGLIGRK; translated from the exons CGTTTGCGTTACGCTTGGGGGTGAAGTAAAGATTGGCGCTCCTAAGGAAGAGTTTACCTTGAAACGTCTGATGGAAGCATCAAATTTGTatcacaaaaacaacattaacCACTTCTTCAACTCCAGAGATTCGGGCTCGCAAGCACCAGAATACGATATGGTCTACAGCAAcgacaacaacgacaacagcaACTTCAGACATTCGGGCTCGCAAACACCAGAATACGATATGGTTCACAGCAACGACACCAACGACAACAACTACGACAACAGCAGCTTCAGACATTTTGGCTCGCAAATACCTGATTACGATATGGTTCACAGCAAcgacaacaacgacaacaactaCGACAGCAGCAGCTTCAGACATTTTGGCTCGAAAATACCTGATTACGATATGGTTCACAGCAAcgacaacaacgacaacagcaACTTCAAAAATTCGAGCTCGCAAGCACCAGAATACGATATGGTCCACAGTAACAACGATAACGACAACAGCAGTTTCAGACATCCGGGCTGGCAAACATCAGAATACGATGTGGTACACAGCAACAACGATAACGACAACGACAGCAAAACCAAAGATACGGGCTCGCAAACACCACAATACGACATGGACGAAGGCAACAATAACATCTTGTACACAGATGTAAAGGATATAGATGAACGCGCAAGAAAAGATTTTCAGCAAGCGGATAACGACAGACGCCAGGAGATTACCGGAAATCCTTTTCTCACCAGCTTCCTGGGAAGTTTTCAGCCCGCTTACAACCCAGAGAAATCAAAAACTTCGAAAATGACACCTGAACAGCTGAACAGACAGCTGCTGAAAATGTCGTTGCGTCAGTTCAATGTCTTCAGTAtgatttggaaaaaaatgttccactcTGTCCCAATTGAGGAAAAGAGTCTGGAAAAGAATGGCTACTTTGACCCTCTGGCTAGTGGATTGATTGGAC GGAAACGAAAGGCTGTCGAGTTACAAATGGCGGAAAAGTTGATGACCAGTCTGATCATTAGTTTTCTGAG CGTTTGCGTTACGCTTGGGGGTGAAGTAAAGATTGGCGCTCCTAAGGAAGAGTTTACCTTGAAACGTCTGATGAAATCATCAAATTTGTatcacaaaaacaacattaacCACTTCTTCAACTCCAGAGATTCGGACTCGCAAGTACCAGAATACGATATGGTTCACAGCAAcgacaacaacgacaacagcaACTTCAAGAATTCGAGCTCGCAAACACCAGAATACGATATGGTTCACAGCAACGACACCAACGACAACAGCAGTTGGCAAACATCAGAATACGATATGGTACACAGCAACAACGATAACGACAACGACAGCAAAACCAAAGATACGGGCTCGCAAACACCTCAATACGACATGGACGAAGGCAACAATAACAGCTTGTACACAGATCTAAAGGATATAGATGAACGCGCAACAAAAGATTTCCAGCAAGCGGATAACGACAGACGCCAGGAGATTACCGGAAAGCCTTTTCTCACCAGCTTCCTGGGAAGTTTTCAGCCCGCTTACAACCCAGAGAAATCAAAAACTTCGAAAATGACACCTGAACAGCTGAACAGACAGCTGCTGAAAATGTCGTTGCGTCAGTTCAATGTCTTCAGTATGATTTGGAAAAAAATGGTCCACTCTGTCCCAATTGAGGAAAAGAGTCTGGGAAGGAATGGATACTTTGACCCTCTGGCTAGTGGATTGATTGGACGCAAATAA
- the LOC135479208 gene encoding D-beta-hydroxybutyrate dehydrogenase-like, translating to MEPGKAVLVTGSTSGIGQATARMFLSRGNDVIVTGIADQQTIDDVMKEFKTLPGKATFVPVNLRDVNSIQAFCEEVDKLYPNGIDVLVNNAGAIFNGPVDEIPKDKWNEVIAVNLSAPFHLIKHFLPAMRRKGWGRIVNMSSQLGLGISMPGRAPYSASKTGLVGLTKAVALDAALCGVTCNAVCPGFCVTSMTDKLFQEYAEKWGIPVLEAKERFIREGHPTGKATEISHITDYIWFLCSPGADNMTGTAVPLDGGNTSR from the exons ATGGAGCCGGGAAAGGCTGTCTTAGTCACGGGGTCCACCAGCGGCATTGGACAAGCTACCGCCCGGATGTTCTTGTCACGTGGCAATGATGTCATCGTGACGGGAATAGCAGACCAACAGACCATTGATGATGTCATGAAAGAATTCAAAAC GTTGCCTGGAAAGGCTACATTCGTCCCCGTCAACCTGCGAGACGTGAACTCCATTCAGGCATTCTGTGAAGAAGTAGACAAGCTCTACCCTAACGGCATCGACGTTCTGGTGAACAATGCag GTGCTATATTCAATGGCCCCGTGGATGAGATTCCAAAAGATAAATGGAATGAAGTCATCGCCGTGAATCTGTCCGCGCCGTTCCATCTCATCAAGCATTTCCTTCCGGCCATGCGCAGAAAGG GCTGGGGCCgtattgtaaacatgtcatcTCAGCTAGGTTTAGGAATCAGCATGCCAGGCCGTGCACCATACAGTGCCTCCAAGACGGGTCTAGTGGGACTTACTAAG GCGGTGGCATTAGACGCAGCTTTGTGCGGTGTCACGTGTAACGCGGTCTGTCCTGGTTTCTGTGTCACATCCA TGACAGATAAGTTGTTTCAGGAATACGCAGAAAAATGGGGAATTCCAGTATTAGAAGCCAAG GAGCGGTTTATAAGGGAAGGTCATCCAACGGGGAAAGCCACGGAAATATCTCAT ATCACAGACTACATCTGGTTCCTGTGTTCCCCGGGTGCTGATAACATGACGGGTACAGCTGTACCTCTGGATGGCGGCAACACGTCACGTTAG